The Impatiens glandulifera unplaced genomic scaffold, dImpGla2.1, whole genome shotgun sequence genome contains a region encoding:
- the LOC124917447 gene encoding PAB1-binding protein 1-like isoform X1, with amino-acid sequence MDNSGNRDYSTGSMPPPSTKRSRLVASNVSPISNHLAPAPAPVPATATAPSPAPAPAPELAPAPATEPAPAPATATATATATATATAPAPAPAPVTVTGVYRSGHDQENLACRELAKGSSGGTKALVPYQNMNQERFCYLPSKGAPAPLATKVFYSQRNNRLRLAMDQLYYESSAKEHFSETVDPTALPGNSMMMSHTSSLRNSTNQINDEHDKEQVGKCPLASMQTTPDHNVNNMSIHEAEPNGLMISSRYNIPNNPYSFAGKSEAQLGNAQQSKRGRLPVI; translated from the exons ATGGACAATTCTGGGAATAGAGATTACTCAACAGGTTCCATGCCACCACCTTCTACAAAACGGTCCAGATT GGTAGCATCCAATGTCTCACCAATATCAAATCATTTAgcacctgcacctgcacctgTACCTGCAACTGCAACTGCACCTTcacctgcacctgcacctgcacctgAACTTGCACCTGCACCTGCAACTGAacctgcacctgcacctgcAACTGCAACTGCAACTGCAACTGCAACTGCAACTGCAACtgcacctgcacctgcacctgcacctgTAACTGTAACTGGTGTTTACAGGAGTGGCCATGATCAAGAGAATCTTGCTT GCAGGGAGCTGGCAAAAGGATCGAGTGGAGGAACTAAGGCTCTTgttccatatcaaaatatgaatCAAGAACGTTTTTGTTACTTACCATCAAAGG GTGCTCCTGCCCCTTTAGCAACCAAAGTGTTCTACTCTCAAAGGAACAATCGTCTACGGTTAGCAATGGACCAACTTTATTATGAGTCATCAGCTAAGGAACACTTCTCTGAGACAGTGGATCCAACAGCACTTCCTGGAAATTCAATGATGATGTCACATACTTCATCCCTTAGGAACTCCACCAACCAAATAAATGATGAACATGATAAG GAACAGGTAGGGAAATGTCCCCTGGCTTCTATGCAAACTACACCTGATCATAATGTGAATAATATGTCAATACATGAAGCAGAACCCAATGGACTGATGATCAGCAGTAGATATAATATACCAAACAACCCTTATTCTTTTGCAGGCAAATCTG AGGCACAGCTAGGCAACGCGCAGCAGTCTAAAAGAGGAAGGCTTCCGGTTATTTAG
- the LOC124917447 gene encoding PAB1-binding protein 1-like isoform X2 — protein sequence MDNSGNRDYSTGSMPPPSTKRSRLVASNVSPISNHLAPAPAPVPATATAPSPAPAPAPELAPAPATEPAPAPATATATATATATATAPAPAPAPVTVTGVYRSGHDQENLACRELAKGSSGGTKALVPYQNMNQERFCYLPSKGAPAPLATKVFYSQRNNRLRLAMDQLYYESSAKEHFSETVDPTALPGNSMMMSHTSSLRNSTNQINDEHDKVGKCPLASMQTTPDHNVNNMSIHEAEPNGLMISSRYNIPNNPYSFAGKSEAQLGNAQQSKRGRLPVI from the exons ATGGACAATTCTGGGAATAGAGATTACTCAACAGGTTCCATGCCACCACCTTCTACAAAACGGTCCAGATT GGTAGCATCCAATGTCTCACCAATATCAAATCATTTAgcacctgcacctgcacctgTACCTGCAACTGCAACTGCACCTTcacctgcacctgcacctgcacctgAACTTGCACCTGCACCTGCAACTGAacctgcacctgcacctgcAACTGCAACTGCAACTGCAACTGCAACTGCAACTGCAACtgcacctgcacctgcacctgcacctgTAACTGTAACTGGTGTTTACAGGAGTGGCCATGATCAAGAGAATCTTGCTT GCAGGGAGCTGGCAAAAGGATCGAGTGGAGGAACTAAGGCTCTTgttccatatcaaaatatgaatCAAGAACGTTTTTGTTACTTACCATCAAAGG GTGCTCCTGCCCCTTTAGCAACCAAAGTGTTCTACTCTCAAAGGAACAATCGTCTACGGTTAGCAATGGACCAACTTTATTATGAGTCATCAGCTAAGGAACACTTCTCTGAGACAGTGGATCCAACAGCACTTCCTGGAAATTCAATGATGATGTCACATACTTCATCCCTTAGGAACTCCACCAACCAAATAAATGATGAACATGATAAG GTAGGGAAATGTCCCCTGGCTTCTATGCAAACTACACCTGATCATAATGTGAATAATATGTCAATACATGAAGCAGAACCCAATGGACTGATGATCAGCAGTAGATATAATATACCAAACAACCCTTATTCTTTTGCAGGCAAATCTG AGGCACAGCTAGGCAACGCGCAGCAGTCTAAAAGAGGAAGGCTTCCGGTTATTTAG